The Medicago truncatula cultivar Jemalong A17 chromosome 7, MtrunA17r5.0-ANR, whole genome shotgun sequence genome includes the window ggattttttaattgtttaatttagATTAGGGGATTTTAGAATTAATTGTAGGGGGATTGAAGATTTAATTTTCCCATCATGGAATGTTGTTGCTTAGAATTTATTTACGTAAACCTATGGCAATATATCATTATTGATTTTGCAATATAAGTCGATTAAAAAGATAacttagtatttttattttttattgaaagagaCTAGTCAATGTATTATTTGTGATACATCTCCATAGTGAAAAATATTTACACATCAATGAGATGAATTATGTTCAATACAAAAATTAAGAGTGATGATAACCCAATATAGATTGTGAAAATGCATAAAGAACTTTTCATATGGGTAAGAATAAGTTATTTGTCAATTTGATGAGACACtatccattttatttttgagagttCATCCCTATGAAGTAGGATAATATATACTACAATGTTGGAGATTGAGTTTATACTATAGCTCGTATATTTAGAGGTTGAGTTCACTCCCCTTTACTCAGTTGACGTTGGAGAGACTCTGAGTCTTAACTATGCTATTATTTTGGTTCATGATTTACAACTGcaaaatgttaattttgatcATGATTCAAAGATGGTGGACTACTTTCATAGAGGTCGTAATGACATCGTGAAATTTAGGAGCATTCTTTCTTTGAAAACAAATTTGAGAGCATTCTCAAAGAATGTAAAATTTATTGTATTTACATCTACAAAACTATTATGTCAAGTTTAATCAAAAACAAGCAAATGAGGCCGCTCAAACTTTAATGTCAGTAGCCACATTATCATATTGCTCTCACCTTATATGGATGTACCACATGTATTAACACTTTGATTTCTAAGAAAATGCGCATTTTctcctaaaaaataataaataatcacgGTGTGTAAGTGGAAATTAAAGAGAAGCCGAGTATGTTTGGTGCATAAATTAACACATTTATTCTCTGATTCATGACATTTCACGGTCTTTgttttgtcttttttgtttttttttatcttattgataaaaataaaaaggcttaattgcacttttggacccctatctttctaaaagttgcggttatgaccccctaactaatttaaatacaaaacagccccctatgttttgattttttggcagtttagggggccacgtggcacctcactaatggactgggggtccaaaactgccaaaaaatcaaaacatagggggctgttttgtatttaaattagttagggggccataatcgcaacttttggaaagataagggtccaaaaatgcaattaagctaAATAAAAACGCTTGTTCCCATGATCTTAACTCAGTTGGTGGTAGaaatattgcataatatatgcagagaCCATGGTTCGAACCCCTTACACCCCACTTtattacatttaaaatgtgtgagctccagccactatgtgaattgataaaattaaaaaaataaaaacgctATCACATCTCGCGTGGTGGATAGATGCTTTTATCCATTCCATAGTCTAAAATAAATAGGTActtgcattatatatatattctcatTCCTTCTGTGTGTGTGAATATGGAATCGTCGTTCTTCAAGTGTCCCATGCTAAATGCATGTTAATATAGATGTTAATTCTGTGCTGAGGAAATAGGCATAGATGGTTGCTTTTTATTTGGGGTTGTATATAGCCGTATATATAAAATACACTATTTACAAGCCTAGTTTAGTCATGTAAGCTTTGCATCCAGTAGTGCATCCATACAATCATCATATGATTCAACTTTCATTAGATATAATTGGTTCTTTTTCATTGTGTCTCATTTGAATCAACCAGTATCCCTTTATTCCTAGGAAGTGGCTTTGAGCTTTGCGTTCTCAAATTATGTCTGCTTACAAAACTATAAGCCACCCCATAACTACTTACTTTATAGCAATTTGATTATTTGATCATCTTTCATCGTAGTTATAAATAATTAGAACGTTTGATGTTTGTCCTTAGGACTATTTATCAGCAATCAATAATTTGACATGGTGTAAGTTTCAGAAGGCGTTAAAGGCGAGTTCCTCTTCTAAACAAGAAAGGAGTAGCTAGGAGATCAGGGATGTGGACCTCACTACAAGTTTCATCTCAACCGAAAGGAGCTAGTTCTTGTCCGGTTATGGCGCTTTCCTCCGCCTTTGACTACATCTGAAGAAACAAGCACAAAATATCAAGTTCACAACATAAATGATAAACATTACAACTAACGGCTTGATGGAAAACCAACCTTTTAAGAAAATGTAACTGGCCGATTTGGCTCCCTTAGTTCTTTCGCTTTTAAACAATACCAAGAAGCCATTTACTTCCATAAAAGCCatctttttttctctataaacaAAAGAAACCTTAGAGGTCCTTTTCAACGTCCGTCAAATAAAAAAGCATTGAACAAAAGCATCAAACTTACATTGTAAGTGCAAAGTGACTATTAAATAGCATAAATTGGATTTACTTCTGATTCCGAATCAGAATTACGCCATGAATGTGTTCCATTCCTTGAGATCTTCTCTTTCTTCCTCACTCTTCGGTGACGTTTGGATTTGATAACATAGTATGTCATTGTTCCAAGAACACCACCCATTACAATCGCCCCTACAACAGTAACAAGGATTGCAGCCCACAGGCTGCGTCGACCAACTACTATATAAGATGCTGCAACAAATGAAACTGAGGTGCACACAGAGGCTAACCACATCATCTTATTGATCACCTCTGTAACCCTTCTCTCAGACTTTATCTCCCCTCTAACAACAGTTATTTGAACCACCACCACAGCCAACGAAGTGAAAAGTGCAATAGCATTAGAGATGAAAAAGGTCTTGAAAGATGCAGTGTGAACCATCACAGCCATCCCATTATCATGATCCCCACCAGGGACTGTGAAAAGTGCTGCAAATGCAACCGTTGCAAATAGCACAGAAACCACAGTTACAGAGTTGGTAGCATTGTTGATTCCTGCTCTGTGCAACTTGCGTAGCTCCTTGGCAATCCCATTCACATTCTTGTTTGTTTTTCGAGTTTGTTCAAGCTGAAAAGAAACATCTTTCTTAATCTGAGACATGGTTTTCCTCAGCTCGTCCCTTGGCTGGTTGAGATCATTGGCTTTAACTGCACCATAACGAATAAGTGAGtccttgatctccaaaatctCTTCTGATATTGGAAGTGCTTCCGCAAGGTCAAGAGGTGTTTTGTGGTCTCTTGTAAGGGCATTCGCATTGGTGTCGGGAAGAAGCAGCAACTCATTCACTATCTGCATCAACTCTTGTGTGTCATAACTAGTTCACTCTTCAAGTTAAAATCAGACATGTTATATTACTCAAAATAAAGGCATCGCTGTAGATGTAAAAACTATGACATATATAACTAGTGAACTCCTCATGGTTTTGCAGGTTACACTACTTTATGTATCATATCAATGTTTAGAGTTGAGCAGCTAAGATGTTACCTCTACCCTCTTCTTCCTGGTGGCTACATGCAATGCAGTATTGCCAAACTTGTCTGGAAGCATGACACTTGCACCATCAGCAGCAAGAAGCAACTTCACCACTTCACAGTTAACCCCTTTGACCGCCATATGAAGGGGCGTTTGTCCTTTCTTATCAGTCCTTCGAGCAAGTTGCGGGTCCTTCCCTAACAATATCTTGACAATATCAACATATCCCTGACGTGCAGATAAATGAAGTGCATTCTTTCCATTGGATCTAGCTATCTCCAATTGACTAGGATCATAAGATAGTAACAATTCAACAATATCCGCATGCCCTCTTGTAGCTGCAGATACAAGAGGAGTTGCATTTGACTGTGCAAATGTCTTGATTAGCTCTGGATCATGGTCTAGCAGCAACTGCACAATCTCTGCCACCATtcacaacaatatatataacaGTGTCTACAAAGAACAACTAATAatcaatatcaaaatcataACCTGACTGTTTGGATAAAAACGTTTCTAGCATAAACACtaatcatataagtgcttatgtataacaagttatttctataacaattgttttcatatatgttataagttgttttcattagCTATCctgaagagcttatggaaataagttaaaaacagcttatagacaCGCCACAAATATTTTctataaactataaaaaaaaatatctcacaagtgcttatgacAATACTCAATGAAGAAATGCATCTGATATAATACCTTTGTGACCTTGATTTGCTGCAATATGCAAGGGATCAAAACCAGAGCGGTTTTTGGAAGATAGTCCTTCTTTGGTGGTATAAGGAAGAAGCTCTTTAACAACATCAAAACGACCTTTCTCAGCAGCGGTAAAAAGCGCGGTTTCACCCAAGTCATTAACTTCATTAACAATGGCAGACCTTATATCCGCAACTTCAGCATCAAACTCAGCACCACTAAGCGTTCCCATCATTTGATCATCAATCTCAGCCAGAATATTCCTAACAGCAGCAGCATCACCGCGTTGCGCGGCAAGATGAAGCTCGGTGTCATTATGACGACCGGTGACCtgtttaacatattttttcttgCAGGGTGTCTCGACGAGGCGTTTGCCGGAATTGGAAATGACGAGGGATTTGTTGGAGTTTGAGACAAGAAGGGCTTTGCCCGAAGTGGAGAGGAATAGGGTGGGTCTTGGGGTGGTTGGGGTGTTGGGTTCAGAAAGAGGAGCGTGGCCGCCGGGGTGATCCATGAATGGCCGTCGTGGGAAGGGGGAGTAATGCTACGGAGGGGATTGGATTGGGATTGGGATTGGGATTTGGTGCCCCATTCCTCAACCCTTCAATCCCTCCTCTGTTTTTGTTGATCTGCACCATTGGCGGAATAACTCCAAACAAATATCGTTGCTTTCTTTGGTCCTCCCTCCTATATCTCACAATTTCATATCTTCcctttatatatacacacacacattctctttttattattatcacatcattccaaaaaaaaaaccttactagaaaataactaaaaaaatcagttttaattataagttgaactcaaaatattatttgtttattagaATTGAATAAGTTGTTGTCTCCCCGGACTTACCTCAATTGGTGTGTAGaaaacattgcataatatatgtaatagTCGAATTCGAACTTCATATACCTTATTTCGAAATGAAtttctaaaaattgaataagTTACTTAGATCAAATGAAAGATTTCTTAAACACCGCTACTTCATCCACGACATTCAATGGT containing:
- the LOC11423268 gene encoding ankyrin repeat-containing protein ITN1, which codes for MDHPGGHAPLSEPNTPTTPRPTLFLSTSGKALLVSNSNKSLVISNSGKRLVETPCKKKYVKQVTGRHNDTELHLAAQRGDAAAVRNILAEIDDQMMGTLSGAEFDAEVADIRSAIVNEVNDLGETALFTAAEKGRFDVVKELLPYTTKEGLSSKNRSGFDPLHIAANQGHKEIVQLLLDHDPELIKTFAQSNATPLVSAATRGHADIVELLLSYDPSQLEIARSNGKNALHLSARQGYVDIVKILLGKDPQLARRTDKKGQTPLHMAVKGVNCEVVKLLLAADGASVMLPDKFGNTALHVATRKKRVEIVNELLLLPDTNANALTRDHKTPLDLAEALPISEEILEIKDSLIRYGAVKANDLNQPRDELRKTMSQIKKDVSFQLEQTRKTNKNVNGIAKELRKLHRAGINNATNSVTVVSVLFATVAFAALFTVPGGDHDNGMAVMVHTASFKTFFISNAIALFTSLAVVVVQITVVRGEIKSERRVTEVINKMMWLASVCTSVSFVAASYIVVGRRSLWAAILVTVVGAIVMGGVLGTMTYYVIKSKRHRRVRKKEKISRNGTHSWRNSDSESEVNPIYAI